Proteins from one Pleuronectes platessa chromosome 16, fPlePla1.1, whole genome shotgun sequence genomic window:
- the LOC128459317 gene encoding ras-related protein Rab-37, translating into MSTRKTSLTDKQSKNGTSKYVLERCASVNEYYDIAFKVMMLGDSAVGKTCILVRFKDGAFLGGNFIATVGIDFRNKVVDVDNLKVKLQIWDTAGQERFRSVTHAYYRDAQALLLLYDITSKTSFDNTRAWLTEIHEYAQKDVVIMLLGNKSDMAAERVVKTEEGEKLAKEYGVPFMETSAKTGLNVDLSFLAIAKELRHRATQQPNEPKFQIHDYIESQKKKSGCCSGV; encoded by the exons ATGTCCACGAGGAAGACATCGTTGACGGACAAGCAGAGCAAAAACGGGACGTCCAAATATGTGCTGGAGAGATGCGCCTCTGTTAACGAGTATTATGACATTGCCTTCAAG GTGATGATGCTCGGAGACTCGGCCGTGGGGAAGACGTGCATCTTGGTGCGCTTTAAAGACGGGGCATTTCTCGGAGGCAACTTTATAGCCACCGTTGGAATAGACTTTAGG AATAAAGTGGTGGATGTCGACAACCTCAAAGTCAAACTCCAG ATCTGGGATACAGCCGGCCAGGAGAGATTCCGCAGTGTAACACACGCCTACTACAGAGACGCCCAGG CCCTACTCCTGCTCTATGATATCACCAGCAAGACGTCATTTGACAACACCAGG GCTTGGCTCACGGAAATACACGAGTATGCCCAGAAGGATGTGGTCATCATGTTGCTCGGCAACAAG TCAGACATGGCTGCAGAGAGGGTCGTGAAgacggaggagggagagaagctgGCCAAG GAATACGGTGTGCCATTCATGGAGACCAGTGCGAAGACGGGGCTCAATGTGGACCTGTCCTTTCTCGCTATAGCAAA ggAGCTGAGGCACAGAGCAACCCAGCAGCCGAACGAGCCCAAGTTCCAGATACACGACTACATCGAGTCTCAGAAGAAGAAGTCTGGCTGCTGTAGCGGGGTGTAG